Proteins found in one Fulvitalea axinellae genomic segment:
- a CDS encoding Tex family protein, with translation MTNKHISIIADELSVRVDQVSATVDLLDEGATVPFISRYRKEATGSLDEVAVAAVRDRIEQLRELDKRREAILKSLKDQEKLTPELEKAVMEASTMAELEDIYLPYKPKRRTKATIAREKGLEPLAKELFEQGSDMDLEEFAAQFVDEGKEVKDVEEALKGARDIIAEWINEDQEARSEMREFFAKEGTFKARVIPGKEEEGKKYKDYFEWDEPIEKAPSHRVLAMRRAEKEMVIMLDSCPDADEAVDMLDRRFVHGSGPVAEQVATAAKDSYKRLLKPSMETEVRMESKKKADEEAIRVFSENLRELLLAAPLGRKRVMAIDPGFRTGCKVVMLDEQGKLLDHTVIYPTNGQRQQMEAEANVKAYCERFDVEAIAIGNGTASRETESFVNSLGLPKSISVVMVNESGASIYSASEVAREEFPDHDITVRGSVSIGRRLMDPLAELVKLDPKSIGVGQYQHDVDQSALKKGLDDVVVSCVNAVGVEVNTASKELLTYVSGLGPQLAKNIVEYRNENGPFRSRAELKKVPRLGAKAFEQCAGFLRIRGGKNPLDASSVHPERYDLVKKMAKDLGSGVQELLDNDGLRQRVKLSDYVDGEVGLPTLEDIMGELEKPGRDPREAFEAFSFAEGVNEITDLSVGLKLPGIVTNVTNFGAFVDVGVHQDGLVHISHIADRFVSDPAEVVKVSQKVTVTVVDLDVDRRRISLSMKANPFEEKRAPQRNTRNERKRDENRFQPRKTTNRQSPNNRREQDGPDGDLQAKLAMLKGKFKN, from the coding sequence ATGACTAACAAGCATATTTCGATAATAGCGGACGAGCTTTCCGTTCGCGTCGATCAGGTCTCGGCTACGGTTGACTTGCTCGACGAAGGCGCTACGGTACCTTTCATTTCCCGTTACCGTAAAGAAGCTACCGGTAGCCTCGACGAGGTGGCGGTAGCGGCGGTGCGTGACCGTATTGAGCAGTTGCGCGAGTTGGATAAGCGCCGGGAGGCTATTTTGAAGTCGCTCAAAGACCAAGAGAAGCTGACGCCCGAGCTTGAAAAGGCCGTAATGGAAGCGTCCACAATGGCCGAGTTGGAAGATATTTATTTGCCTTACAAACCTAAGCGCCGTACCAAAGCGACGATCGCCCGCGAGAAAGGCTTGGAACCGTTGGCCAAAGAGCTTTTCGAGCAGGGTTCGGATATGGATCTGGAAGAGTTCGCAGCGCAGTTTGTGGATGAGGGCAAAGAGGTGAAGGATGTGGAGGAAGCCTTGAAAGGCGCCCGCGACATCATAGCCGAATGGATAAACGAGGATCAGGAAGCCCGTTCCGAAATGCGGGAATTTTTTGCCAAAGAGGGAACTTTCAAAGCCCGCGTGATTCCGGGAAAGGAAGAGGAAGGCAAGAAGTACAAGGATTACTTCGAATGGGACGAGCCGATTGAGAAAGCGCCTTCGCACCGCGTGTTGGCGATGCGTCGCGCCGAGAAGGAAATGGTCATTATGCTCGATTCCTGTCCCGACGCCGACGAGGCTGTTGATATGCTTGACCGTCGTTTTGTCCACGGTTCGGGTCCGGTGGCGGAGCAAGTGGCTACTGCGGCCAAAGATTCTTACAAGCGACTTCTGAAACCGTCAATGGAAACGGAAGTCCGAATGGAATCGAAAAAGAAAGCGGACGAGGAAGCTATTCGCGTGTTCTCGGAGAATTTGCGGGAATTGCTGTTGGCGGCGCCATTGGGACGTAAGCGCGTTATGGCCATCGATCCCGGATTCCGTACGGGCTGTAAAGTCGTGATGCTCGACGAGCAAGGCAAGCTTTTGGACCACACGGTAATCTATCCGACCAACGGCCAACGCCAGCAAATGGAAGCCGAAGCCAACGTGAAAGCTTACTGCGAACGCTTTGACGTGGAGGCGATCGCTATCGGTAATGGAACGGCGAGTCGCGAGACGGAGTCGTTTGTCAACTCTCTTGGTTTGCCAAAAAGTATCTCCGTAGTGATGGTGAACGAAAGCGGAGCCTCGATTTACTCTGCATCGGAAGTGGCGCGCGAAGAGTTCCCTGACCACGATATCACCGTTCGCGGATCAGTGTCGATTGGACGTAGATTGATGGATCCTTTGGCCGAACTCGTGAAACTCGATCCGAAATCCATTGGGGTAGGGCAGTACCAGCATGATGTTGACCAGTCGGCTTTGAAAAAAGGCCTTGACGATGTCGTGGTCAGTTGCGTGAACGCCGTGGGCGTGGAAGTGAATACCGCAAGCAAGGAACTGCTTACCTACGTTTCTGGTCTCGGTCCCCAATTGGCAAAAAACATTGTTGAATACCGTAACGAAAACGGCCCGTTCCGTAGCAGAGCCGAATTGAAAAAGGTTCCTCGTTTGGGTGCCAAGGCTTTTGAGCAATGCGCCGGCTTTTTGCGGATTCGTGGGGGCAAAAATCCTCTCGACGCCAGTTCGGTACACCCGGAGCGTTACGATTTGGTGAAGAAAATGGCCAAAGACCTTGGTTCGGGCGTTCAGGAGTTGCTTGATAATGACGGACTTCGTCAGCGAGTGAAGCTTTCGGATTATGTGGACGGCGAAGTGGGTTTGCCTACCTTGGAAGATATCATGGGTGAACTCGAAAAGCCGGGGCGTGACCCTCGCGAAGCTTTCGAGGCGTTCTCATTTGCCGAAGGCGTAAACGAGATTACGGATTTGAGCGTGGGCTTGAAGCTTCCGGGCATCGTGACAAACGTAACTAATTTCGGAGCTTTTGTGGATGTGGGCGTACACCAAGACGGTCTTGTGCATATCTCGCACATCGCCGACCGTTTTGTGAGCGATCCGGCCGAAGTGGTGAAAGTAAGCCAGAAGGTGACTGTTACGGTGGTGGATCTGGATGTGGACCGCCGAAGAATCTCCCTTTCGATGAAAGCTAATCCGTTTGAGGAGAAGAGAGCGCCACAAAGGAATACCCGTAACGAGCGCAAACGCGACGAAAACCGTTTCCAGCCAAGAAAGACAACCAACAGGCAAAGCCCCAACAACCGCCGGGAACAAGACGGCCCTGACGGGGATTTGCAAGCGAAACTTGCGATGTTGAAGGGCAAGTTTAAGAATTAA
- a CDS encoding SWIM zinc finger family protein codes for MQVTQTYHKPSGASSDGQGSKFDFSAECSRKPVSLNALVKDSGAYARVMLALRKVVVGDWRPKQVDHSAYQAWVAERYLEELPNHMQGVDAEKLQLMEERKTVTEEKHKVLGELSALKKGVGTARRKYYEWLYTHDKDKWFVLDPVISVHQDAVIFEAFSLDESVYGRVSVPSEKLETFDRTVFGTTNIDFSQTLADELYRVRSYRPAWLKVSYEKVEMSTDLGLSLEKKIDLPETWVRGFLQVQSASSLDGVDFDLDTETMAETLAVLERKKEKQGPRSVRFIFKKGKPVTVSIDPWGIEITDRKIYEGDYEGEIRIWGRRRLSVLKELLPLSDTISVKMLGTGMPSYWSVSVEGHRFDVGLSGWTANDWAGKANFDLLASTGKSNKLKTVLAERVIKEKMTVTPEGLSALTGCSRSEATASLQELCKNGQAMYDHLKGEYRWRQLINQEIQVTDPEEDERNTYAISLFKEGKVSYAGKTVEDKHYLTVEGKGTFEPSLTLDKDGKVKEASCTCSHYRRNQLRKGPCAHLVASVLYVQNHKKS; via the coding sequence ATGCAAGTAACGCAGACTTATCATAAACCAAGCGGGGCCAGTTCCGACGGACAAGGAAGCAAGTTTGACTTTTCCGCGGAGTGCTCTCGCAAACCCGTTTCCCTCAACGCCTTGGTCAAGGATAGCGGTGCCTATGCCCGCGTAATGCTGGCTCTCCGCAAAGTGGTGGTGGGCGACTGGCGCCCCAAACAAGTCGACCATTCGGCCTATCAGGCGTGGGTGGCCGAGCGCTACCTCGAAGAGTTGCCCAACCATATGCAGGGCGTGGACGCCGAAAAGCTTCAGCTGATGGAGGAGCGCAAGACCGTAACGGAAGAGAAACATAAGGTCTTGGGAGAACTGTCGGCGCTTAAGAAAGGTGTCGGCACGGCGAGGAGAAAGTATTACGAATGGCTCTATACACACGACAAGGACAAATGGTTTGTGCTTGACCCCGTGATTAGCGTGCACCAAGACGCCGTCATTTTCGAAGCTTTCTCGCTTGACGAATCCGTTTACGGCAGGGTATCCGTCCCTTCCGAAAAGCTGGAAACCTTTGACCGGACGGTATTCGGCACCACAAACATCGACTTTAGCCAGACTTTGGCCGACGAGCTTTACCGCGTGCGGAGCTATCGTCCTGCTTGGCTGAAGGTGAGCTACGAAAAAGTGGAGATGTCCACTGACTTGGGCCTTTCGCTCGAAAAGAAAATAGACCTGCCCGAAACTTGGGTTAGGGGCTTTCTTCAGGTACAGTCGGCCTCGTCGCTTGACGGCGTAGACTTCGACCTGGATACCGAAACCATGGCCGAAACGCTGGCCGTGTTGGAACGCAAAAAAGAAAAGCAAGGGCCTCGCTCCGTTAGGTTCATATTCAAAAAAGGAAAACCCGTGACGGTTTCCATCGATCCTTGGGGGATAGAAATTACCGACAGGAAGATATATGAGGGAGATTACGAGGGCGAGATCCGCATCTGGGGTCGCCGTCGCCTCAGCGTGCTGAAGGAACTCCTTCCGCTTTCCGACACCATTAGCGTAAAGATGCTTGGCACCGGCATGCCGTCCTATTGGAGCGTGTCCGTAGAAGGGCACCGTTTCGACGTTGGGTTGTCGGGCTGGACCGCCAACGACTGGGCCGGAAAGGCCAACTTCGACCTGCTGGCCTCTACCGGCAAGTCAAACAAACTGAAAACCGTACTGGCCGAACGCGTAATCAAAGAGAAGATGACCGTGACGCCGGAGGGCTTGTCGGCCCTGACGGGCTGTTCCCGATCCGAGGCCACCGCGTCGCTTCAGGAATTGTGCAAGAACGGACAGGCGATGTATGACCACCTGAAGGGCGAATACCGCTGGCGCCAGCTCATTAACCAGGAGATACAAGTGACCGACCCCGAGGAGGATGAGCGCAATACCTACGCTATCAGCCTCTTTAAGGAGGGCAAGGTAAGCTATGCCGGCAAGACTGTGGAAGACAAGCACTACCTGACGGTGGAGGGAAAAGGAACCTTCGAACCGTCGCTTACGCTGGATAAGGACGGGAAAGTGAAGGAAGCCTCCTGTACGTGCAGTCATTACCGGCGCAACCAGTTGAGGAAAGGTCCGTGCGCCCACCTTGTGGCCTCTGTCCTTTATGTCCAAAACCACAAGAAATCATGA
- a CDS encoding reverse transcriptase family protein: protein MSDNNNWRDRIKEIGKEGYEIEEMVRLGFLTISQEELERIAEREKAYRKLGARSREIEKALEGLEDITPYIKVIREERIERVRKQREIRKVEKAKAEAERKKAVEAKLRSTPTYLGDEISKGIHYGEYDEDRCLENGMPGIRDLDELAEKSGIGAKRWQWLAYHKKVSQIDHYTRFTIPKKSGGKREISSPKSKLREAQEWIKDNVLASAVPHAAAVAYRPGMSVAYNAILHMGSKLVIRMDLKDFFPSVKFPRVKGVFRSSGYSEALATVFASVCTDAFRVKTKMGDKEYYVALGEKALPQGACTSPALTNVLCRKLDKRIANYTKKHGIVYTRYADDLVFSSKTGNVNLKSFFAWIRRIIKEEGFVLNEEKTSVMRPHQRQTVTGVVVNEGGHIRISRRDVRKFRAFVHRLSVLNDEIVAKEIGKNPYSYMSGYMSFVRMVNPMQADKLQAYIDKLHPQLAEA, encoded by the coding sequence ATGTCGGATAACAATAACTGGAGAGACCGCATCAAGGAGATCGGCAAGGAAGGCTATGAGATAGAGGAGATGGTCCGTTTGGGATTTCTCACCATCAGCCAGGAGGAACTTGAGCGTATAGCGGAACGGGAGAAGGCTTACAGGAAGTTGGGGGCCCGTAGTCGCGAGATAGAGAAAGCCCTTGAAGGCTTGGAGGACATTACCCCTTATATAAAGGTAATCAGGGAAGAGCGTATAGAGAGGGTTCGCAAACAGCGCGAGATCCGCAAGGTGGAGAAGGCCAAAGCCGAGGCCGAAAGGAAAAAGGCCGTGGAGGCCAAGCTCCGGAGCACTCCTACTTATCTGGGCGACGAGATATCGAAAGGTATTCATTACGGCGAATACGACGAAGACCGCTGTCTGGAAAACGGAATGCCGGGCATCCGCGACCTCGACGAGCTGGCCGAAAAGAGCGGCATAGGGGCCAAACGCTGGCAATGGCTGGCCTATCATAAGAAAGTGTCGCAAATAGATCACTATACCCGCTTCACCATTCCGAAGAAGAGCGGTGGCAAAAGGGAGATTTCCTCGCCTAAGTCCAAGCTCCGCGAGGCGCAGGAATGGATAAAGGACAACGTGTTGGCCTCGGCGGTACCGCACGCCGCGGCCGTAGCCTACCGTCCCGGCATGTCGGTGGCCTATAACGCCATCCTCCATATGGGCTCCAAGCTCGTGATCCGTATGGACCTCAAGGACTTTTTCCCTTCGGTGAAGTTTCCACGCGTCAAGGGCGTTTTCCGTTCCTCCGGCTATAGCGAGGCTTTGGCTACCGTCTTCGCCTCCGTTTGTACGGATGCTTTCAGGGTAAAGACCAAGATGGGTGACAAGGAGTATTACGTGGCATTGGGCGAAAAGGCCTTGCCCCAGGGCGCCTGCACCTCGCCGGCGCTGACCAATGTGCTGTGCCGGAAGCTGGACAAACGTATCGCCAATTACACCAAGAAGCACGGAATAGTCTATACGCGCTATGCCGACGACTTGGTGTTCTCATCCAAAACGGGTAACGTCAATCTCAAAAGCTTTTTCGCCTGGATCCGCAGGATAATCAAAGAGGAAGGTTTTGTGCTGAACGAGGAGAAAACAAGCGTGATGCGCCCGCACCAACGCCAAACCGTGACGGGGGTAGTGGTAAACGAAGGCGGACATATCCGCATTTCGCGCCGTGATGTCCGGAAGTTCAGGGCCTTCGTGCATCGCCTGAGTGTGCTCAACGACGAGATAGTGGCCAAGGAAATAGGCAAAAACCCGTATTCCTACATGAGTGGCTACATGTCGTTCGTGCGGATGGTCAATCCTATGCAGGCGGACAAACTGCAGGCGTATATAGATAAGTTGCATCCGCAGTTGGCGGAAGCCTAG
- a CDS encoding ABC transporter permease produces MKGLGKIFRALAQSFLNELRLVFSDMGLAVTLLLPAFAYPLLFATAYQKEVVNDVPTAVVDHSQSPLSWQLIRMLDATDYVKAVNFSDMASARDAYYKGEVRAVFSVPEDFEKDILSSEQTDVTLYADAAYVLPYKQAVKGCLYASQTLGTGIKVRKLMAKGMPAKAALATGMPLRFKNFQLFNPAGGYGVYILALLGLAVIQQTLLMTIGLANGTSNEYRRYRLSREKGTENAPPAIVLLGRALFYTVVSYILMGFCIGAISKWFDYPARAHAGELALFLLPFVLACVFFSFAITGRMKTREQVLFLLTFATLPFLFLSAIPWPTEGSPVWLTALGKLVPSTEAFGGYLKMNLAGANFNQVSGHWNTLWLIVLLYYMLALILRQKPGKAG; encoded by the coding sequence ATGAAGGGATTGGGAAAAATATTCCGCGCCTTGGCGCAAAGCTTCCTCAACGAGCTACGTTTAGTGTTTTCCGACATGGGCTTGGCAGTTACGCTACTGTTGCCGGCCTTTGCTTATCCCCTGCTCTTTGCCACCGCATACCAAAAAGAAGTGGTGAACGACGTGCCCACAGCCGTGGTGGACCATAGCCAAAGCCCGCTAAGCTGGCAACTGATACGCATGCTCGACGCTACCGACTACGTGAAAGCCGTCAATTTCAGCGATATGGCATCGGCTCGTGACGCTTATTACAAAGGCGAGGTAAGGGCGGTGTTCAGCGTACCAGAGGATTTCGAAAAGGACATACTAAGCAGTGAGCAGACGGACGTGACCCTTTACGCCGACGCCGCTTACGTTTTGCCATACAAACAGGCGGTAAAAGGGTGCCTATACGCCAGCCAAACACTGGGCACGGGGATAAAGGTGCGAAAGCTCATGGCCAAAGGAATGCCCGCAAAGGCCGCGTTGGCCACAGGCATGCCTCTGCGGTTTAAAAACTTCCAATTGTTCAACCCAGCGGGGGGATACGGGGTTTACATCCTCGCCCTGCTGGGACTAGCCGTTATCCAACAGACCCTTCTGATGACTATTGGCTTGGCCAACGGCACGTCCAACGAATACCGACGTTACCGCCTAAGCAGGGAAAAGGGCACGGAAAACGCTCCGCCCGCCATAGTTCTTTTGGGTAGGGCACTGTTCTATACCGTGGTCAGTTACATCCTTATGGGATTCTGCATTGGCGCCATTTCAAAATGGTTTGATTATCCGGCACGCGCCCATGCGGGTGAACTCGCACTGTTTCTGCTCCCGTTTGTATTGGCTTGCGTATTCTTTTCGTTCGCCATCACGGGCAGAATGAAAACCCGAGAGCAGGTATTGTTTCTGCTCACCTTCGCTACCCTTCCGTTTCTGTTCCTTTCGGCCATACCGTGGCCTACCGAGGGCTCGCCCGTTTGGCTTACCGCACTAGGCAAGCTGGTGCCAAGCACCGAAGCATTCGGCGGATACCTGAAAATGAACCTTGCGGGAGCGAATTTCAACCAAGTTTCCGGTCATTGGAACACATTGTGGTTAATTGTCTTGCTTTATTACATGCTTGCACTGATATTGCGTCAGAAACCTGGCAAGGCCGGGTAA
- a CDS encoding ABC transporter permease: MTEKGFRPTFRRELRRIASKPAYWLAVAVFPAITAVFYYQLMGAGILRELPIAVHDADNSPLSRQLLRYVEASPTLRITERYQSLEEGKAGLLEGKVYALLYLPQDFEKGFYRGSGSEAELFHSYISMAAGGNVSKAVTMVASTFSAGVEIQTRMKKGSSQAKAMNDFMPIRLISHSLSNPDVNYFYFLGGALIWVAMMSFVTITSIYAMGSEIRFRSARQWMGTAGGSIYKALAGKLLPYTIAYGITAVGIHYLLFRMAGFPLNGDERALYLAYFLFILACQGLAVAFVSLQPVLRKALTSGLLFCGFAFTCAGVTFPSSELPGGFRALSQIIPFTHFVEAFFGQSMRGIPLAYQTGTYLSLAAFLCLFAMAPLLRKRLISPKRKRLL; the protein is encoded by the coding sequence ATGACTGAAAAAGGATTCAGGCCGACGTTTCGCCGGGAACTCCGGCGCATTGCCTCCAAACCCGCCTACTGGCTGGCCGTGGCAGTGTTTCCGGCTATCACGGCGGTCTTCTACTATCAGCTGATGGGAGCCGGCATATTGCGCGAACTCCCGATAGCCGTGCACGACGCCGACAATAGTCCGCTGTCACGGCAACTGCTCCGCTATGTGGAAGCGAGCCCGACCCTCCGCATAACGGAGCGGTACCAAAGCTTGGAAGAAGGCAAAGCCGGCCTGCTGGAAGGTAAGGTCTACGCCTTACTGTACCTTCCCCAAGACTTTGAGAAAGGCTTTTACAGGGGATCAGGATCCGAGGCGGAGCTGTTTCACAGCTATATATCCATGGCCGCGGGCGGTAACGTTTCAAAAGCGGTCACTATGGTAGCCTCCACTTTCTCGGCTGGCGTGGAGATCCAGACCCGCATGAAAAAGGGTTCCTCCCAAGCCAAAGCGATGAACGATTTCATGCCCATAAGGCTAATCTCCCATTCGCTCTCCAATCCGGACGTGAACTATTTCTATTTCCTCGGCGGGGCTTTGATCTGGGTGGCCATGATGTCCTTCGTTACCATCACTTCCATTTACGCCATGGGATCCGAGATAAGGTTCCGTTCCGCCCGCCAATGGATGGGCACTGCGGGAGGATCCATATACAAAGCCTTGGCTGGAAAACTCCTCCCCTACACCATCGCTTACGGTATTACGGCAGTGGGCATACATTATCTACTGTTCCGCATGGCGGGATTTCCGCTTAACGGAGACGAAAGGGCGCTTTACTTGGCATATTTCCTCTTTATATTGGCGTGTCAGGGACTTGCCGTCGCTTTTGTCAGCTTACAACCCGTGCTTCGCAAGGCGCTCACCTCCGGACTTCTGTTCTGCGGTTTCGCCTTTACGTGCGCAGGCGTAACATTCCCCTCATCGGAACTTCCCGGCGGATTCAGGGCTCTGTCCCAGATTATCCCCTTCACCCATTTCGTGGAGGCATTCTTCGGGCAAAGCATGCGGGGCATACCTCTGGCCTACCAGACGGGAACATACCTTTCCTTGGCCGCTTTCCTCTGCCTGTTCGCAATGGCGCCATTGCTCCGCAAACGCCTGATTTCCCCAAAACGCAAAAGACTACTCTAA
- a CDS encoding HlyD family secretion protein, producing the protein MNKKNNTFIALGIVALLAIAVTAVNLFSSPAPLLLQGQVEATQVKVASKLVGRLAELKVREGQSVKAGQSLARIESPEVEAKLAQAMAARKAATAQMNKAENGARNEQIRAAKNQWEKAKAGMAYAEKTYQRVKNLHKEGVIPAQKMDEAEAKWKAMAHTVEMAKSQYDMARRGARSEDKTAAEALVERASGAVTEVESYLEETKVLSPIDGEVASVIPERGELVAAGFPIMTIVDLDDAWVTFNLREDLLPRFKMGSEFDVTLPALGGQSVRVKVNYINALGAFATWKATKSTGDFDMKTFEVRAVPVKKAEGLRPGMTALIDWAQFETDK; encoded by the coding sequence ATGAACAAGAAGAACAACACTTTTATAGCCTTGGGCATTGTCGCCCTTTTGGCGATAGCCGTAACGGCGGTTAATCTTTTCTCTTCACCCGCACCGTTACTGCTTCAGGGCCAAGTGGAGGCCACGCAAGTGAAAGTGGCATCCAAGCTGGTGGGCCGACTGGCGGAACTGAAAGTCCGCGAGGGCCAAAGCGTAAAGGCCGGCCAGAGCTTGGCGCGGATAGAAAGCCCTGAGGTGGAGGCCAAACTGGCCCAGGCAATGGCGGCCCGAAAAGCGGCCACGGCTCAAATGAACAAGGCCGAAAACGGCGCGCGCAACGAGCAAATCCGTGCGGCAAAGAACCAATGGGAAAAAGCGAAGGCGGGAATGGCCTACGCCGAAAAGACTTACCAAAGGGTAAAGAACCTTCATAAAGAAGGCGTGATCCCGGCCCAAAAGATGGACGAAGCCGAAGCCAAGTGGAAAGCGATGGCACATACAGTGGAAATGGCCAAGTCGCAATACGATATGGCCCGCAGGGGTGCCCGTTCCGAAGACAAGACTGCCGCCGAAGCGCTGGTAGAGAGAGCTTCCGGAGCCGTGACCGAAGTGGAATCTTATCTCGAGGAAACGAAGGTACTGTCGCCTATCGACGGCGAAGTGGCCAGCGTCATCCCCGAACGGGGGGAGCTTGTGGCGGCGGGCTTCCCCATCATGACCATCGTGGACCTAGACGACGCTTGGGTTACTTTCAACCTTCGCGAAGACTTGTTACCTCGCTTCAAGATGGGATCCGAATTCGATGTTACGCTTCCCGCTTTGGGTGGCCAGTCCGTTCGGGTTAAGGTAAACTACATCAACGCCCTCGGCGCATTCGCCACTTGGAAGGCGACTAAAAGCACCGGCGACTTCGACATGAAGACATTCGAAGTGCGTGCCGTGCCCGTAAAGAAGGCTGAAGGCCTACGTCCAGGCATGACGGCCCTCATCGATTGGGCCCAGTTCGAAACCGATAAATAA
- a CDS encoding TolC family protein, producing MKKLPLGFLLVLWLATGALAQEAPTPTQGQNMTFGDALETMHRQNKKLSAAKKEVEEMAYEQKAAWGLRLPTVTASALFVKLDEDVALDFSEHIDGLKSGLGQLTPEAIQKAVAGGAITPDQAKGIKTLTDGLSGVKTLMGSNLHLPTALTLQEQSFSAVNATLMMPIYTGGKINVANKAAELRHHEASEELRKVKGELLEELVQRYFGLRLAESVVQIRQDVLEGVGQHLNDARKLEENGMIAEAQRLYAEMAHSEANRELKKAEHRLELTRTALGNTLATKGQVVPITELFYTDNIESLEHFHEMAEQYSPLIRQLDSKVELAHQKFVKERSEFLPTVFVTGNKELYQNDLLAGLSPSWMVGAGVKWKIFDGLKRYNKMKAARKLEERASDLNQKYSEDVRTGVEKHYRELKQALEQLTSIESSMKFASEYLRVKEKAFKAGMAESTSVVDARLNLSKVEVERIKAMYDYDLALAKLLSLSGRSELFLDYMAR from the coding sequence ATGAAAAAACTACCTTTGGGGTTTCTGCTGGTCTTATGGCTGGCCACAGGCGCCCTGGCCCAAGAGGCTCCAACGCCTACACAAGGGCAAAACATGACCTTTGGCGACGCGCTGGAAACCATGCACCGGCAAAACAAGAAACTTTCGGCCGCCAAAAAGGAAGTGGAGGAAATGGCCTACGAACAGAAGGCCGCATGGGGATTGCGCCTACCCACTGTCACCGCCTCCGCTTTGTTTGTAAAACTGGACGAGGACGTCGCCCTCGACTTCTCCGAACATATCGACGGCCTGAAATCGGGCTTAGGCCAGCTCACACCCGAAGCTATCCAAAAAGCGGTGGCCGGCGGAGCGATCACGCCCGACCAAGCCAAAGGCATCAAAACCTTGACCGACGGGCTTTCTGGTGTCAAAACCCTTATGGGATCGAATCTTCACTTGCCAACCGCACTCACACTGCAGGAGCAAAGCTTCAGCGCCGTAAACGCCACGTTGATGATGCCCATCTATACCGGCGGTAAAATCAACGTGGCCAACAAGGCCGCCGAACTCCGGCATCACGAGGCTTCGGAAGAATTGCGCAAAGTAAAAGGCGAACTTCTCGAAGAGTTGGTGCAACGCTACTTCGGCCTTAGGTTGGCCGAGAGCGTGGTGCAGATTCGCCAAGACGTATTGGAAGGCGTAGGCCAGCACCTTAATGATGCCCGCAAGTTGGAAGAAAACGGCATGATAGCCGAAGCCCAACGACTTTACGCCGAGATGGCCCACAGCGAGGCGAACAGGGAACTCAAGAAAGCCGAGCACCGTCTGGAACTTACCCGTACGGCCTTGGGCAACACCCTCGCCACAAAAGGCCAGGTAGTACCCATCACCGAACTGTTTTACACCGACAATATAGAATCTCTGGAACATTTCCACGAAATGGCCGAGCAGTACAGCCCGCTGATACGCCAGCTGGATTCGAAAGTGGAATTGGCTCATCAAAAGTTCGTGAAGGAAAGGTCCGAATTCCTACCTACCGTCTTCGTAACGGGCAACAAGGAACTTTACCAGAATGACCTACTGGCGGGACTCTCGCCGAGCTGGATGGTAGGCGCCGGCGTGAAGTGGAAAATCTTCGACGGCCTTAAGCGGTACAATAAAATGAAAGCGGCCCGCAAACTCGAAGAAAGGGCCTCCGACCTTAACCAGAAATATTCCGAGGACGTTCGTACGGGCGTGGAAAAGCATTACCGAGAGCTAAAACAGGCCCTTGAGCAACTGACTTCCATCGAATCTTCAATGAAGTTCGCCAGCGAATATCTCCGCGTAAAGGAAAAAGCCTTCAAAGCCGGCATGGCCGAGTCCACCAGCGTAGTGGACGCGCGCCTCAACCTTTCGAAAGTAGAAGTGGAGCGTATCAAGGCCATGTACGACTATGACTTGGCTTTGGCAAAGCTCCTTTCGCTTTCCGGCAGGAGCGAACTCTTCCTTGACTATATGGCGCGCTAA
- a CDS encoding TetR/AcrR family transcriptional regulator has protein sequence MARQIDESKIERIKQATIDLIVSKGYQNASTAAIAKLSKVSEGYLYRHYPSKHELVKDIVKSTLRAFLQDMEHLTKVSANLSEFIERYAENRCERMAKAPHILKLYGVMIHDSSFEVDSQISGRILDFCKALAQRLHEEDESSARIDYEDVYTLIFIAPMGFLNAKIKGHLPETSLHDTKKKLVNIMRRGLGLTEIS, from the coding sequence ATGGCTAGACAAATCGACGAAAGTAAAATCGAGAGGATCAAGCAAGCCACAATTGACTTGATAGTGAGCAAAGGCTACCAGAACGCCTCCACAGCCGCCATCGCCAAGCTCTCAAAGGTGTCCGAAGGATATCTCTATCGGCATTACCCCAGCAAGCACGAATTGGTCAAAGACATAGTAAAGTCCACTTTGAGGGCTTTTCTCCAAGACATGGAGCACTTGACCAAAGTGTCGGCCAATCTTTCCGAGTTCATCGAGCGCTATGCGGAAAACAGATGCGAACGCATGGCCAAAGCCCCTCATATCCTCAAGCTCTACGGTGTAATGATACACGATTCCAGTTTCGAAGTGGACTCCCAGATATCCGGAAGAATCCTAGACTTTTGCAAGGCATTAGCCCAAAGGCTCCATGAAGAGGACGAATCCTCCGCAAGAATTGATTACGAAGACGTGTACACCCTTATATTTATCGCCCCTATGGGCTTTCTCAACGCCAAAATAAAAGGACACTTGCCGGAAACCAGCTTACACGACACCAAAAAGAAGCTGGTCAACATCATGCGTAGAGGCCTGGGGCTGACGGAAATATCATGA